One part of the Phragmites australis chromosome 3, lpPhrAust1.1, whole genome shotgun sequence genome encodes these proteins:
- the LOC133912155 gene encoding uncharacterized protein At1g76660-like isoform X2: MASAGSSSGGAGGGGSTRAANGAAAISAAATAVGSSDARFHSHPPPQDRNRWAGCFSGLSCFGSQKGGKRIVPAARTPDENGSTARGNGQSGASSNQNVPLNLSLLAPPSSPASFSNSALPSTAQSPNCFLSISANSPGGPTSNMFAVGPYANEPQLVSPPVFSTYTTEPSTAPLTPPPELAHATTPSSPDVPYARFLSSSMDIKTASREHHMRFLSTTYSGGSGLQASYPLYPESPCSSLISPASATPRTGFSSPIPEQEVPTAHWKTSRSACDTPYSRASPIPEQQSTAQWKTRSACDTPYSRASPSNIFGLDSSAPRNYMLDGNFFRPAASAQFYLDQAQQTFSYNSGRLSVSRDKQDADEVEAYRASFGFSADEILQTQSYVEIPDALDESFSISPFGNSAPANDQPGEVQKVEKSFLNVKDATSPKKSVDQLSNDSPHKVLHLDIFKGTKGGHQSADEGIAKDGHPFIKARDEISLKPIEVRKKSPPGHSCSDAEIEYRRARSLREANVVLSRRSTLARQLH, from the exons ATGGCTTCAGCTGGGAGCAGCAGTGGCGGTGCAGGTGGCGGTGGCAGCACCAGGGCGGCGAATGGCGCAGCTGCCATCAGTGCTGCGGCGACGGCAGTAGGCTCGTCCGACGCCAGATTCCACTCCCACCCACCACCGCAGGACAGG AATAGATGGGCTGGCTGCTTTTCGGGCCTATCATGTTTCGGATCGCAGAAGGGTGGGAAGAGAATTGTTCCTGCAGCACGTACTCCTGATGAGAATGGATCAACTGCTCGTGGAAATGGTCAATCTGGTGCCAGTTCGAACCAAAATGTGCCTTTGAATTTATCTCTTCTGGCTCCACCATCATCACCAGCGTCCTTCTCGAACTCAGCACTTCCTTCGACCGCTCAATCACCAAATTGCTTTCTGTCAATATCTGCAAACTCTCCTGGTGGTCCAACGTCTAATATGTTTGCTGTTGGGCCATATGCTAATGAACCTCAGCTTGTCTCGCCTCCTGTCTTCTCAACTTACACAACTGAGCCTTCCACAGCACCATTGACCCCTCCACCTGAACTAGCTCATGCAACTACTCCCTCATCTCCAGATGTTCCATATGCtcgttttctttcttcttctatgGATATCAAAACTGCCAGCAGGGAACATCACATGCGTTTCTTATCAACAACATATTCTGGTGGTTCAGGACTCCAGGCATCTTATCCTCTTTACCCTGAGAGCCCTTGTAGCAGCCTCATATCACCTGCTTCAGCAACACCAAGGACTGGTTTTTCCTCTCCTATACCTGAGCAAGAGGTTCCTACTGCCCATTGGAAGACTTCTAGATCTGCATGCGACACACCGTATTCCAGGGCTTCACCCATTCCTGAGCAACAATCCACTGCACAGTGGAAGACTAGATCTGCTTGTGATACACCGTATTCCAGGGCCTCTCCGTCCAACATTTTTGGCCTGGATTCATCTGCCCCTAGGAACTATATGTTGGATGGCAACTTCTTCCGGCCAGCTGCATCTGCTCAATTCTACCTGGACCAGGCTCAGCAGACATTTTCATATAATAGTGGGAGGCTTAGTGTCTCACGGGACAAGCAAGATGCCGATGAAGTTGAAGCTTACAGAGCTTCGTTTGGGTTCAGTGCAGATGAAATCCTTCAAACTCAATCTTATGTGGAGATACCAGATGCACTTGATGAGTCGTTCAGTATATCACCATTCGGAAATAGTGCTCCTGCTAATGATCAGCCTGGTGAGGTTCAGAAGGTGGAGAAATCATTCCTCAATGTAAAAGATGCCACAAGTCCAAAGAAATCAGTAGACCAGCTTTCAAATGACTCTCCGCATAAAGTGCTGCACTTGGACATATTCAAAG GAACAAAAGGTGGTCATCAGTCGGCGGATGAGGGGATTGCGAAAGATGGTCATCCTTTCATAAAGGCAAGGGATGAAATATCTCTAAAACCCATAGAAGTAAGGAAGAAATCTCCACCTGGCCATTCCTGCTCAGATGCTGAAATCGAGTACAGAAGGGCAAGGAGCTTGAGGGAAGCCAACGTTGTCTTGTCACGGCGCAGCACATTGGCAAGACAACTACATTAA
- the LOC133910980 gene encoding uncharacterized protein LOC133910980, whose protein sequence is METKPSNSGAVLPGSGACFGAGAGCKKRTPSRLQKHAPASLPLEQAAEAGPSAWGDGRAPIPLLSPLFMSPTTVGEVDQAGARREGGGDQAEGGSGGEQQQRVATRHGGNGKRQAHDAPPKAPPVPGAGWRHPALPTPVAEPASFVPFFQSQCAVEVRNTQQ, encoded by the coding sequence ATGGAGACGAAGCCGTCCAACTCCGGCGCCGTGCTGCCGGGCTCAGGCGCGTGcttcggcgccggcgctggATGCAAGAAGCGGACGCCGAGCCGGCTCCAGAAGCACGCGCCCGCGTCGCTGCCGCTGGAGCAGGCCGCCGAGGCGGGGCCCAGCGCGTGGGGCGATGGGAGGGCGCCGATACCACTCTTGTCGCCGCTCTTCATGTCGCCAACGACGGTGGGGGAGGTGGACCAGGCGGGGgcaaggagggagggaggaggggaccAGGCCGAGGGGGGGAGCGGTGGGGAACAGCAGCAGCGTGTCGCCACCCGGCACGGCGGGAACGGGAAGCGCCAGGCGCACGATGCGCCCCCCAAGGCGCCTCCCGTGCCGGGCGCGGGGTGGCGGCACCCGGCGCTGCCGACGCCGGTGGCGGAGCCGGCGTCCTTCGTGCCCTTCTTCCAGTCGCAGTGCGCGGTGGAGGTGCGCAACACGCAGCAATGA
- the LOC133912154 gene encoding uncharacterized protein LOC133912154 yields MPGRSWLADLLSRLGAGARVDGLGILAFEAATAMSRLVSLHRTLSDVEVRRLRGDALRAEGVARLTSADQSLLLRLACGELVADLDRTADTAARLGARCCADAPLLRGFDRVYAEAKRGRLAQLDATIVFSRGAGKRFRKMERHVAVAVKLYAEMDALSELEASERRMEQWKQHSGPIPAQAPGKRQAAEPGEKLMRELRAQRHKVRRLMEGSLWSVPARKAAKLIAKSVLAVLARMSIAFGAFVPGLPPLTVGRAPALGHLSGPLHRAATPDAALRHSAPIFRQKDTALQVLESIKPSASTVGGSGMELRYANVVLSVETLLDALKPASDTEELRAGIDLSRRDGLYKMLPMSIRKAVNAELRESWRGQPVNEEAAAASRDAVASVLRWLGPMAHDTVRWHDERSMERAQRFSMRPRALMVQTLHFADRQKADAAIVEVLVGLSCVCWYDDERRRLESMDWDDE; encoded by the coding sequence ATGCCGGGCAGGTCATGGCTCGCCGACCTGCTGTCGCGGCTCGGCGCGGGTGCCAGGGTGGACGGGCTCGGAATCCTGGCCTTCGAGGCGGCGACCGCCATGTCGCGACTCGTGTCCCTCCACCGGACGCTGTCCGACGTGGAGGTGAGGAGGCTCCGCGGGGACGCCCTGCGCGCCGAGGGCGTAGCGCGGCTGACGTCCGCGGACCAGTCCCTCCTCCTCCGGCTCGCGTGCGGCGAGCTCGTGGCGGACCTCGACCGAACCGCCGACACCGCCGCGCGCCTCGGCGCGCGGTGCTGCGCGGACGCGCCGCTCCTGCGGGGCTTCGACCGGGTCTACGCCGAGGCGAAGCGGGGCCGCCTCGCGCAGTTGGACGCCACGATCGTGTTCTCCAGGGGCGCGGGGAAGCGGTTCAGGAAGATGGAGCGGCACGTGGCCGTGGCGGTGAAGCTGTACGCCGAGATGGACGCGCTCAGCGAGCTCGAAGCGTCCGAGCGGCGGATGGAGCAGTGGAAGCAGCACAGCGGGCCGATCCCGGCGCAGGCGCCGGGCAAGAGGCAGGCGGCCGAGCCCGGGGAGAAGCTGATGCGCGAGCTCAGGGCGCAGCGGCACAAGGTGCGACGGCTTATGGAGGGATCGCTCTGGAGCGTCCCCGCCCGCAAGGCGGCGAAGCTCATAGCCAAGTCGGTCCTTGCCGTGCTCGCGCGCATGTCCATTGCCTTCGGCGCGTTCGTTCCAGGATTGCCACCGTTGACAGTAGGCCGTGCGCCGGCGCTGGGCCACTTGTCCGGCCCATTACATCGGGCGGCGACGCCTGACGCAGCGCTCCGGCACTCGGCACCCATCTTTCGCCAGAAAGACACCGCCTTGCAAGTGTTGGAATCGATCAAGCCGTCAGCGAGCACGGTCGGGGGCTCCGGGATGGAGTTGCGGTACGCGAACGTGGTCTTGTCCGTCGAGACTCTGCTCGATGCACTGAAGCCGGCAAGCGACACCGAGGAGTTGCGGGCAGGGATCGATCTCTCGAGGAGAGACGGGCTGTACAAGATGCTGCCCATGAGCATCCGCAAGGCCGTGAATGCGGAGCTGAGAGAGAGCTGGCGAGGGCAGCCAGTGAACGAGGAAGCCGCGGCGGCGTCGAGGGACGCGGTGGCCAGCGTGCTGCGTTGGTTGGGCCCGATGGCGCACGACACGGTGCGGTGGCATGACGAGCGGAGCATGGAGCGGGCGCAGAGGTTCAGCATGCGACCCCGCGCGCTGATGGTGCAGACGCTGCACTTCGCCGACCGGCAGAAGGCGGATGCCGCCATCGTCGAGGTGCTCGTCGGCCTTAGCTGCGTCTGCTGGTACGACGATGAGCGGCGCCGGCTGGAGTCGATGGACTGGGACGACGAGTAG
- the LOC133912155 gene encoding uncharacterized protein At1g76660-like isoform X1 has product MASAGSSSGGAGGGGSTRAANGAAAISAAATAVGSSDARFHSHPPPQDRQNRWAGCFSGLSCFGSQKGGKRIVPAARTPDENGSTARGNGQSGASSNQNVPLNLSLLAPPSSPASFSNSALPSTAQSPNCFLSISANSPGGPTSNMFAVGPYANEPQLVSPPVFSTYTTEPSTAPLTPPPELAHATTPSSPDVPYARFLSSSMDIKTASREHHMRFLSTTYSGGSGLQASYPLYPESPCSSLISPASATPRTGFSSPIPEQEVPTAHWKTSRSACDTPYSRASPIPEQQSTAQWKTRSACDTPYSRASPSNIFGLDSSAPRNYMLDGNFFRPAASAQFYLDQAQQTFSYNSGRLSVSRDKQDADEVEAYRASFGFSADEILQTQSYVEIPDALDESFSISPFGNSAPANDQPGEVQKVEKSFLNVKDATSPKKSVDQLSNDSPHKVLHLDIFKGTKGGHQSADEGIAKDGHPFIKARDEISLKPIEVRKKSPPGHSCSDAEIEYRRARSLREANVVLSRRSTLARQLH; this is encoded by the exons ATGGCTTCAGCTGGGAGCAGCAGTGGCGGTGCAGGTGGCGGTGGCAGCACCAGGGCGGCGAATGGCGCAGCTGCCATCAGTGCTGCGGCGACGGCAGTAGGCTCGTCCGACGCCAGATTCCACTCCCACCCACCACCGCAGGACAGG CAGAATAGATGGGCTGGCTGCTTTTCGGGCCTATCATGTTTCGGATCGCAGAAGGGTGGGAAGAGAATTGTTCCTGCAGCACGTACTCCTGATGAGAATGGATCAACTGCTCGTGGAAATGGTCAATCTGGTGCCAGTTCGAACCAAAATGTGCCTTTGAATTTATCTCTTCTGGCTCCACCATCATCACCAGCGTCCTTCTCGAACTCAGCACTTCCTTCGACCGCTCAATCACCAAATTGCTTTCTGTCAATATCTGCAAACTCTCCTGGTGGTCCAACGTCTAATATGTTTGCTGTTGGGCCATATGCTAATGAACCTCAGCTTGTCTCGCCTCCTGTCTTCTCAACTTACACAACTGAGCCTTCCACAGCACCATTGACCCCTCCACCTGAACTAGCTCATGCAACTACTCCCTCATCTCCAGATGTTCCATATGCtcgttttctttcttcttctatgGATATCAAAACTGCCAGCAGGGAACATCACATGCGTTTCTTATCAACAACATATTCTGGTGGTTCAGGACTCCAGGCATCTTATCCTCTTTACCCTGAGAGCCCTTGTAGCAGCCTCATATCACCTGCTTCAGCAACACCAAGGACTGGTTTTTCCTCTCCTATACCTGAGCAAGAGGTTCCTACTGCCCATTGGAAGACTTCTAGATCTGCATGCGACACACCGTATTCCAGGGCTTCACCCATTCCTGAGCAACAATCCACTGCACAGTGGAAGACTAGATCTGCTTGTGATACACCGTATTCCAGGGCCTCTCCGTCCAACATTTTTGGCCTGGATTCATCTGCCCCTAGGAACTATATGTTGGATGGCAACTTCTTCCGGCCAGCTGCATCTGCTCAATTCTACCTGGACCAGGCTCAGCAGACATTTTCATATAATAGTGGGAGGCTTAGTGTCTCACGGGACAAGCAAGATGCCGATGAAGTTGAAGCTTACAGAGCTTCGTTTGGGTTCAGTGCAGATGAAATCCTTCAAACTCAATCTTATGTGGAGATACCAGATGCACTTGATGAGTCGTTCAGTATATCACCATTCGGAAATAGTGCTCCTGCTAATGATCAGCCTGGTGAGGTTCAGAAGGTGGAGAAATCATTCCTCAATGTAAAAGATGCCACAAGTCCAAAGAAATCAGTAGACCAGCTTTCAAATGACTCTCCGCATAAAGTGCTGCACTTGGACATATTCAAAG GAACAAAAGGTGGTCATCAGTCGGCGGATGAGGGGATTGCGAAAGATGGTCATCCTTTCATAAAGGCAAGGGATGAAATATCTCTAAAACCCATAGAAGTAAGGAAGAAATCTCCACCTGGCCATTCCTGCTCAGATGCTGAAATCGAGTACAGAAGGGCAAGGAGCTTGAGGGAAGCCAACGTTGTCTTGTCACGGCGCAGCACATTGGCAAGACAACTACATTAA